A region of the Pygocentrus nattereri isolate fPygNat1 chromosome 27, fPygNat1.pri, whole genome shotgun sequence genome:
agttcaaccttaaaagcagttatcccttaacagagctgctgagaatcaGGCTGGGAGCcggtgagacattgagctccgttAGTGGATTGTAggtgttgtgtgagagagggggccattgtgacatcatgtctggcaacctgccaacagcctccccattcattttcaatgggacaaaaattcccacattttGGGCCGCTGATGGGAATCCGTGCATCCCATCAAAAAGCTGCACACAAGCAGGCGTCACACAACCGGCCGGACAATCTGGAGTTGGAACGGCGTCGATATCTCAAACTGCGGGACTAGTTACGCGGAAAGAAACGGCAGAAACGtaagaataaaaatacatttaaaaaaaaatatataaatcgGATAACAGTAAAGTTGCGCGTTGcttaaaaatcacattttttaagAGATGATTTAGACTTGAAATTAATTTGTTAATATATTTATGAAAACCTGTCGCTCAACTTTTGCCCAATTCAACGGGTCACAGTTTACAGTGCAGTAAAGTTCACTATAAACTAATAATATACACTACtgataaaaaggaaaacaactATTTATCAATCAGATATATTTAACAACTAAAAATACACTAACTtgtttaatttacatatttcaagCTTATTGGTATAAATTGTTGAAGGATTTTTGAGGGCTTTCAGTTATTTAACTAGGCTGATGAACATTCAATTCTATGTTTGTAACAaattttcatttctattaatcAATGAATGTTTAGAGTCGTGAAACATTTGCAAGACGTGGATAGATTGTATTTAGATGGTATGGATGATGAGATTTGTGTTCCAGTACAAACGTCAGCGCCAGTTTTTCATTGGTGTGTTGTACACGGCTAAATACAACGGTTTAGTCGTCGTTCAATTAATTGCTTTGTGATGATGTCGTCATGTCCCACTGCAGAATTTGACCCACTAAGAGCCTCGAAGTGCTTTAAACGTGTTCACAAAATTGCAAATAATGTCAGAGCTGCAGTCGTAGCAGAATGTTAGTGACATGGAGCGATTATGTAATGGGGCAAGTGAGATgctaaaaacatctaaaaagcAGAGGTTATGTAACCTAGCAGTACCAGTTTGAAATCCTCACTTTTTGGTTCCCTGTTAATGGAAAATGATGTGACTTTGTATATTATTTTCAGAATAGGGTACAACCTGACACATTGTAGTTCTTGCTAAATAAtttgaaggagaaaaaaaaaacatttgagcaAGATTTATATCTTCATACAAGCAACCTACACATCTCTGCAACAAATGGAGGCATAAAATGCCATCTATTAAGAATTCAGCCCAAAGTCAGTGTAGTCCATATTTCAATTAACTGTTGGCAGAGTCATTTATAACCAGTGGAGGGGCTTcttgtaacagtgactaaaaagCCTGGTAAATTGATGCTAACTAATTAAATACAGATCTGTCTTGTTTGAATGAGCTTCcaaattaaatacataaaaatattttcagcAAAAATATGATCAATGAAAGGAGTGTGTCAAATGTGGTTAATTTATTTTTGGCCACAAAAATAAATCCTGTGATTTCTTCTATATTGAATAGTGTCTGGTCCCTCTACATACCTGCATTTGgccatacactctcagaaataaaggtataaaattgtcactggggcagtaacCCTCGTGTCACTGGGGTGCTCCACTCAACGGTACAAGGAATATAATTGTACcgtaatccattgaaattatattttctttttgtattgactccacgcacctcgtctcatctccaggccttttattttattgttctgtttttttaacatgaggttatgaaaaggtacaaatatgtacttttccactgggaaaaacttatgtAATGTCCACAATTGGacctaaaaccactgttgtagctttgagggaacatttacttAGTTTGTaacttgatgaacgaaaaactTTTACATGTTCCATCACACCTGATTCAGTTGCTCAGataattaatgttttttgcaaGTCAAACTAGGTGTTTTGGAGCAGCAGCAATAACAAGCTcaccaggaccaggattgagaacCATTTTTCTATTGTGTTTCCAGGTCATCCTGAAGCGATATGCTATTGCATTGTTCTGATTTCTCAAATTTGTCTTATATTTCCTGTCACCATACCTCTTGGGTCTCTCTCAGCCCCTCtcatgtttctttcttttcagaaAGCAGGACTCATTTTCTTAAAGTATCTCACAGTGAAAGTACTGATGCTCGATCAGCTTCAACCTTCCCACGTTGAATTGTTTAGATtgcaattaattaaattaaattaatttaatctgATTAACCTTCTTACGCATCAGTGCACGTGTGTTCTGCGTGTTTGAgaagttttcattttccttcattCAGTGATAATCATTCTCTAAAAACACTGGAAACTCCATAAGATATGAATTCACACAAATAGTgttaatggtaaaaaaaaagttcagacatattttatttagatCATTCAGAACCATTTATTGGATCTTAAGGAGACAGGCTGGGCGTCTAATGTGAGCTCAGCAGCTTATCGGTACTTCTCAGAGAGAGCCAGGGCCACAGCAGAGAGGAACTTGTCCATGGCCACGTGCACCTCAGGAGTGAAGTCGTCGGGGAACTGGATGGCCAGAACCACGAGCAAGTTGTGGGACAGGAtctacagagaaagaaaggtcCGATTAAAACGCTGTATGATGAGCGGGAATCGAGAAGGAACTGGCAGCATTAAGAGTCACACAACTTGCCTTGAAGTTGGCTGGATCAACGCGCAGCTGGAAAGCGTGCAGCTCGCTGAGGGTGAGCAGTCCGTTGGTCAGGTCATCGATTTTGCTGACAGCCTCTGCCACGCCAGACATCACAGTCTTTCCGTGCTTCCTCACTGGGGCAGAGCCGGGGCTCAGGTCCTTCCAGTGGGAGAAGTAGGTCTTGGTCTGCGGGTAAACGACCAGCATCCTGCACGGACACATACAGACTTTACTGTCAGACCTGAAGAGAAACTggacagtaaacagagagaagaaatgGATGAATCAAGCCTCCTACCTAGACAGAGCGTCGGTACCGATCTCCTCAGCTCTTGGGGCGACCTTGGCCCAGAAGCTTTTGATGGTGTCCTTGTTTTTGACGGTGAGGCTCATGGTTACAGAGTGCTTTGGAAGAGGACTTCTGTAAAATGTCACAGGGAATCGCTCTTTTATACAGCGA
Encoded here:
- the LOC108440242 gene encoding hemoglobin embryonic subunit alpha-like; protein product: MSLTVKNKDTIKSFWAKVAPRAEEIGTDALSRMLVVYPQTKTYFSHWKDLSPGSAPVRKHGKTVMSGVAEAVSKIDDLTNGLLTLSELHAFQLRVDPANFKILSHNLLVVLAIQFPDDFTPEVHVAMDKFLSAVALALSEKYR